From a region of the Tiliqua scincoides isolate rTilSci1 chromosome 4, rTilSci1.hap2, whole genome shotgun sequence genome:
- the ODF1 gene encoding outer dense fiber protein 1 — MATFCQALETVRRDLRRTDRELKRRLKLLDMHCCPRYCDVHCLCDISLHPHCCCTLHPYPHCLCDILCCRPCRPCRPLCLTSLERKAIRAKIEAEQELARIRRRVTKMLTQCSRPKLLALMDVKGFEPEDITVKVQDGKVKVCAEHEEEFKTCRGKEYNYSTVTKEICLPPGVCENEVTYTIGPTSLVRIESPGSCPPCLLSLL; from the exons ATGGCAACATTTTGCCAGGCATTGGAAACTGTGAGGCGGGATTTAAGGCGAACTGACAGAGAATTAAAGAGGCGCTTAAAACTCTTAGACATGCATTGCTGCCCTCGATATTGCGACGTGCATTGCCTCTGTGATATCAGTCTCCATCCACATTGCTGCTGTACTCTCCATCCATATCCacattgcctctgtgacatccTGTGCTGTCGGCCCTGCCGGCCCTGCCGGCCACTCTGCCTCACAAGTTTGGAGAGGAAGGCCATCAGAGCAAAGATCGAGGCTGAGCAGGAACTGGCCAG AATTCGAAGAAGGGTTACTAAGATGCTGACACAATGTAGTCGCCCTAAGCTTTTAGCTTTAATGGACGTTAAGGGTTTTGAACCTGAGGATATTACAGTGAAGGTGCAAGATGGAAAAGTCAAAGTGTGTGCTGAACATGAAGAAGAATTTAAGACTTGTAGAGGGAAGGAGTACAACTACTCAACAGTCACCAAGGAGATCTGTTTGCCACCAGGAGTGTGTGAGAATGAAGTGACTTACACCATCGGACCCACCAGTCTGGTGAGGATAGAATCACCAGGCTCATGTCCACCTTGCCTTTTGAGTCTACTGTGA